Proteins encoded together in one Osmerus eperlanus chromosome 20, fOsmEpe2.1, whole genome shotgun sequence window:
- the khdrbs1b gene encoding KH domain-containing, RNA-binding, signal transduction-associated protein 1b, with translation MENESKYLPELLAEKDSLDTSFTHAMKLLSAEIERIQKGETKKEGETYLDLFTVKNIKLKERVLIPVKQYPKFNFVGKILGPQGNTIKRLQEETGAKISVLGKGSMRDKAKEEGLRKGGEPKYAHLSMDLHVFIEVFAPVPEAYVRMAHAMEEVKKFLFPDMMDDICQEQFMEMGYLNGGQEHVGRGRGGPPTRARGGHPPTGAPRGRGMPPRGGVARGGPTRGGQARGAPAGRGGPPAAPARGAATPRARPPAAGPPQRMPPPPPHQHQHQHPPAADTYEDYSYDETYTEPEYESYDSYYSQPQAEPEYYDYGHGESQETYDSYAQDDWNGTARPAGGKVPPARPVKTTYREHPYRQY, from the exons ATGGAGAACGAAAGCAAGTATCTCCCCGAGCTCCTCGCGGAGAAGGACAGCCTGGACACATCGTTTACGCACGCTATGAAACTTTTATCTGCAG AAATCGAGAGAATCCAGAAAGGAGAGAccaagaaagagggggaaacaTACCTGGACCTTTTCACAGTCAAGAACATCAAGCTGAAAGAGCGAGTGCTGATCCCAGTCAAACAGTACCCAAAG TTCAACTTCGTGGGGAAGATCCTGGGACCGCAGGGCAACACCATCAAGCGTCTGCAGGAGGAGACGGGGGCCAAGATCTCCGTTCTGGGAAAGGGCTCCATGAGGGACAAGGCCAAG GAGGAAGGtctgaggaaaggaggagagcccAAGTACGCCCACCTGTCCATGGACCTGCACGTGTTCATCGAGGTGTTCGCTCCTGTGCCCGAGGCCTACGTCCGCATGGCCCACGCCATGGAGGAAGTCAAGaagttcctgtttcct GACATGATGGATGATATCTGTCAGGAGCAGTTCATGGAGATGGGCTACCTGAACGGGGGCCAGGAACATGTCGGCCGGGGCCGAGGGGGGCCTCCGACCAGGGCTCGCGGAGGACACCCACCCACAGGAGCgcccag GGGAAGGGGGATGCCCCCGCGCGGAGGCGTGGCCCGCGGCGGCCCCACCAGGGGCGGACAGGCTCGGGGTGCCCCGGCGGGCCGAGGAGGACCTCCAGCGGCCCCCGCCAGAGGGGCAGCCACCCCTCGAGCCAGGCCCCCTGCGGCCGGACCCCCTCAGAgaatgccccctcctcccccccatcagCATCAACACCAGCACCCCCCGGCCGCGGACACCTACGAGGACTAC tCCTATGATGAAACCTACACAGAACCAGAGTATGAATCCTACGACAGCTACTACAGCCAGCCACAGGC AGAGCCAGAATATTATGACTACGGACACGGGGAATCACAGGAGACCTATGATTCCTACG CTCAAGATGACTGGAACGGGACTGCGAGGCCAGCAGGAGGGAAAGTGCCCCCAGCCAGACCTGTGAAGACCACGTACCGGGAACACCCTTATAGACAATACTGA